One stretch of Stanieria cyanosphaera PCC 7437 DNA includes these proteins:
- a CDS encoding heavy metal translocating P-type ATPase: MNTTTNTEKINLKLRGMSCASCANSIESAISNVPGVESCNVNFGAEQAAVKYNPRQTSIQDIQDAVEEAGYTAYSLQEQEMVTGEDDAEKAARKAESRDLIRKIIVGAVISVILIIGSLPMMTGLELPFIPAWLHNPWLQLILTAPVQFWCGYRFYIGASKAFKRHAATMDTLIALGTSAAYFYSLFATVFPGFFLNQGLMPEVYYETAAVVITLILLGQWFENRAKGQTSEAIRKLMGLQAKDARVIRNGQEIDVPINEVQIGDIILVRPGEKIPVDGEIIRGSSTIDEAMVTGESIPVKKQPGDEVIGATINKTGSFQFRATRVGTDTVLAQIVKLVQDAQGSKAPIQRLADKVTGWFVPVVIAIAIATFVLWFIFMGNVSLALITTVGVLIIACPCALGLATPTSVMVGTGKGAENGILIKGAESLELAHKIQTIVLDKTGTITQGKPTVTDYQTVRGITDGAELKLLRLVAAVERNSEHPLAEAVVRYAQSQQIDIPESHDFEAVAGSGVQGVVSDRLIQIGTQRWMRELGIKTDILEEQKDNWEAEAKTVVLIAVDGQLEGIIAIADAIKPSSPAAVKALRNLGLEVVMLTGDNQKTAEAIAREVGIVRVEAQVRPDQKAEKVRELQQEGKIVAMVGDGINDAPALAQADVGIAIGTGTDVAIAASDITLISGELKGIVTAIKLSKATINNIRQNLFFAFIYNVLGIPIAAGILFPFFGWLLNPIIAGGAMAFSSVSVVTNALRLRNFSSH; the protein is encoded by the coding sequence ATGAACACCACAACCAATACTGAAAAAATTAATCTCAAACTCAGGGGGATGAGTTGTGCCTCCTGTGCCAATAGCATTGAATCAGCAATTAGCAATGTACCAGGAGTAGAGTCATGCAATGTTAACTTCGGTGCAGAACAAGCTGCGGTTAAATACAATCCCCGTCAGACCAGTATTCAAGATATTCAAGATGCCGTAGAAGAGGCGGGATACACCGCTTATTCTCTACAAGAACAAGAAATGGTTACGGGAGAGGATGATGCAGAAAAAGCAGCCCGTAAAGCTGAATCTCGCGATTTAATCCGTAAAATAATTGTTGGTGCGGTAATTAGCGTTATTTTAATTATCGGTTCGTTGCCGATGATGACTGGGTTAGAACTGCCATTTATCCCTGCATGGTTGCATAATCCCTGGTTACAGTTAATTCTGACAGCCCCCGTACAGTTTTGGTGTGGTTATCGGTTTTATATCGGTGCATCGAAGGCATTTAAACGCCATGCTGCCACGATGGATACTCTGATTGCTTTGGGTACGAGTGCAGCTTATTTTTATTCTTTATTCGCTACTGTTTTTCCTGGTTTCTTTCTCAATCAGGGCTTGATGCCCGAAGTATATTACGAAACCGCAGCCGTAGTTATTACTTTAATTTTATTAGGACAGTGGTTTGAAAATCGTGCCAAGGGACAAACCTCAGAAGCGATACGTAAACTGATGGGTTTACAGGCAAAGGATGCCAGGGTAATTCGTAATGGACAAGAAATAGATGTTCCTATCAATGAAGTACAAATCGGCGATATTATTTTAGTGCGTCCTGGAGAAAAAATTCCCGTTGATGGAGAAATAATTAGGGGTAGTTCTACTATCGATGAAGCAATGGTAACGGGAGAAAGCATTCCCGTGAAAAAACAGCCAGGGGATGAGGTAATCGGCGCAACTATTAATAAAACAGGTAGTTTTCAGTTTCGCGCTACTAGAGTCGGCACAGATACAGTATTGGCACAGATCGTTAAGTTAGTACAGGATGCCCAAGGTTCAAAAGCACCAATCCAGAGACTAGCAGATAAGGTAACAGGTTGGTTTGTACCCGTCGTCATTGCGATCGCCATTGCTACTTTTGTGCTGTGGTTTATCTTTATGGGTAATGTTTCCCTGGCTTTAATTACTACTGTAGGTGTCTTAATTATTGCCTGTCCCTGTGCTTTGGGTTTGGCGACTCCTACCTCGGTAATGGTTGGTACTGGTAAGGGTGCAGAAAATGGCATTTTAATTAAGGGTGCAGAAAGTCTAGAATTAGCACATAAAATCCAAACCATCGTCTTAGATAAAACTGGTACGATTACCCAAGGAAAACCCACCGTTACCGATTATCAAACAGTAAGGGGGATTACTGACGGTGCAGAACTTAAATTATTGCGTTTAGTCGCAGCAGTAGAACGTAATTCCGAACATCCTCTAGCAGAAGCAGTAGTTAGATATGCCCAGTCACAACAAATCGATATTCCCGAAAGCCATGACTTTGAAGCAGTGGCAGGAAGTGGGGTACAGGGTGTAGTTAGCGATCGCCTAATCCAAATCGGTACGCAACGCTGGATGAGGGAATTAGGAATTAAAACCGATATCTTAGAAGAACAAAAAGACAATTGGGAAGCAGAAGCTAAAACTGTCGTCTTAATTGCCGTAGATGGTCAATTAGAAGGAATAATCGCGATCGCCGATGCCATTAAACCTTCTTCTCCCGCAGCAGTAAAAGCATTACGTAACTTGGGTTTAGAAGTAGTAATGCTTACAGGAGATAACCAAAAAACCGCCGAAGCGATCGCCCGTGAAGTTGGTATAGTTAGGGTAGAAGCTCAAGTGCGTCCTGACCAAAAAGCCGAGAAAGTAAGAGAATTACAGCAGGAAGGCAAAATAGTGGCAATGGTAGGGGATGGGATTAATGATGCTCCTGCATTAGCACAAGCAGATGTAGGAATTGCGATCGGTACGGGAACCGATGTGGCGATCGCAGCTAGTGATATTACCCTGATTTCTGGCGAATTAAAGGGTATTGTGACGGCAATTAAGTTAAGCAAGGCAACAATTAACAATATCCGTCAAAATCTCTTCTTTGCTTTTATTTATAACGTTTTAGGTATTCCTATCGCAGCAGGAATCTTATTTCCTTTCTTTGGTTGGTTGCTCAATCCCATTATTGCAGGTGGTGCAATGGCGTTTAGTTCGGTTTCGGTGGTGACTAATGCTTTGAGGTTGCGAAATTTTAGTAGTCATTAG
- a CDS encoding cupredoxin domain-containing protein: MFNTQKIIGNLVGVGIFLALTPNVALSQIEHEVEMPASAGEQTSQFQKIEQPLGLKIAVALGGLGLIGAELWWFMFSKTKSQKAQVERGIQSVDILVDGGYNPDRIEVRAGEPVKLNFFRKDPSSCLEQVLLPDFNKALDLTLNQTTSIEIVPEKPGEYNFTCGMNMYRGVIKAEATEVSQG, from the coding sequence ATGTTTAATACACAGAAAATTATCGGTAATTTAGTAGGAGTGGGAATTTTCCTAGCGTTGACTCCTAATGTGGCATTATCCCAAATAGAACATGAGGTAGAAATGCCTGCTTCAGCAGGAGAGCAAACCAGCCAATTTCAAAAGATAGAACAGCCTTTAGGATTAAAAATCGCCGTGGCGTTAGGTGGTTTGGGTTTGATTGGTGCAGAACTTTGGTGGTTTATGTTTAGCAAAACCAAATCCCAAAAAGCGCAAGTTGAACGGGGAATTCAATCAGTAGATATCTTGGTTGATGGCGGTTACAACCCCGATCGCATTGAAGTGCGTGCTGGTGAACCAGTTAAGTTAAATTTTTTCCGTAAAGACCCTAGTAGCTGTTTAGAACAGGTATTATTACCCGATTTTAATAAGGCATTAGATTTAACTTTAAACCAAACTACTTCTATCGAAATCGTACCAGAAAAACCAGGAGAATATAATTTTACCTGCGGGATGAATATGTATCGCGGAGTCATTAAAGCAGAAGCTACCGAAGTATCTCAAGGTTAA
- the dmeF gene encoding CDF family Co(II)/Ni(II) efflux transporter DmeF codes for MHEDTLEQWQHSHDFAVNRDRAEHNTTTVMWLTAITMVVEIIAGSFFGSMALLADGWHMATHVAAFGIAVFAYRYARRHANNSQYTFGTGKVTVLGGYTSAIALAVTALTIAIESVTRFFEPIAIQFNEAIAVAILGLIVNLASAWLLQDHHHHDHDRHHHHDRNLQAAYIHVLTDALTSILAIIALFAGKYFGWIWLDAVMGLVGAGVISKWAYDLVRDTGKILLDGAIDKQIKLDIMTAIEADADNRIADLHVWYVGENLLAATISLVTHYPRSPEHYKSLLGGISSLTHVLVEVNQCRGEPCIK; via the coding sequence ATGCACGAGGATACGCTAGAACAATGGCAACATTCCCATGATTTTGCGGTTAATCGAGACCGCGCGGAACACAATACCACGACGGTAATGTGGCTTACAGCTATTACTATGGTGGTAGAAATTATCGCGGGAAGTTTCTTCGGTTCGATGGCTTTGCTAGCTGATGGTTGGCACATGGCAACCCATGTCGCAGCATTTGGGATTGCCGTGTTTGCCTATCGTTATGCCCGCCGTCATGCTAACAACTCCCAATATACCTTTGGCACGGGAAAAGTTACCGTTCTTGGTGGTTATACCAGTGCTATTGCTTTAGCAGTAACGGCTCTAACTATTGCTATCGAGTCCGTGACTCGCTTTTTTGAACCTATAGCTATTCAATTTAATGAAGCGATCGCGGTGGCTATTTTAGGTTTAATTGTAAACCTGGCAAGTGCTTGGTTATTGCAAGATCATCATCATCATGACCACGATCGCCACCATCATCACGATCGCAACCTTCAGGCTGCTTACATTCACGTTCTTACCGATGCCTTAACTTCAATTTTGGCAATTATCGCTTTATTTGCTGGCAAGTATTTCGGTTGGATTTGGTTGGATGCAGTTATGGGATTAGTCGGTGCGGGTGTTATCTCTAAATGGGCTTACGATCTAGTTCGAGATACGGGTAAAATTTTGCTCGACGGGGCGATTGATAAGCAAATTAAGTTAGATATTATGACTGCTATTGAAGCCGATGCCGATAATCGGATCGCCGATCTGCACGTTTGGTATGTTGGGGAAAATCTTTTAGCTGCTACCATTTCTCTAGTTACCCATTACCCACGATCGCCAGAACATTATAAAAGTTTGCTTGGTGGGATATCTTCCCTGACTCATGTTTTAGTAGAAGTTAATCAATGTCGAGGTGAACCTTGCATTAAATAA
- the rppB gene encoding two-component system sensor histidine kinase RppB, with translation MNKNRLFSKTRSQLAVWFVSVMAIILIICELSLDRALSQAYKANLDRELTSVANTLHNGFLTILERPEKLKSNAAHLLPDICFDIDACYEADNSSLNPVKAIYQIEYYVRLLNPEGKPTAIAGKRIKSLPVTPNKSEWLELVDNDGFPYRQTTLTLHTKDDRVWGYLQVGRSLREVKKYTSTMRRVLIVGFPLILGLISVGAWWLVGKVMQPVYRSYRQIQQFTADAAHELRTPLAAIRATVESSLMKTNLSETIARNTLQTIGRQNQRLSQIVSDLMILSRLERQLSGVRTSVTTESVILNDLVSDIAEEFAALAISANLELKLQIDTSRNLTVKGNSEQLYRLISNLVINAIKYTSAEGKVTIILESERNEAIMRVRDTGIGIAPSEQKRIFDRFYRVSSDRSRQTGGSGLGLAIAKAIAQAHEGTIEVTSELGIGSTFKVCLPLKN, from the coding sequence ATGAATAAAAATCGGCTGTTTAGTAAAACTCGTAGTCAGCTAGCAGTCTGGTTTGTGAGCGTGATGGCAATTATTTTAATTATCTGTGAACTCAGCCTCGATCGCGCCCTATCTCAGGCATATAAAGCTAATTTGGATCGCGAGTTAACTTCTGTAGCCAATACCCTACACAACGGGTTTTTAACTATCCTCGAGAGACCAGAAAAGCTAAAATCCAATGCAGCCCATCTACTACCAGATATTTGTTTTGATATCGATGCTTGCTACGAGGCGGATAATTCTTCATTAAACCCCGTTAAAGCAATTTACCAGATTGAATATTACGTACGTTTGCTAAATCCTGAAGGTAAACCTACAGCGATCGCAGGTAAACGCATTAAATCTTTACCCGTAACTCCAAATAAATCTGAATGGCTGGAACTTGTAGATAATGATGGTTTCCCTTATCGACAAACTACTTTAACCCTACACACTAAAGACGACCGAGTTTGGGGCTATCTTCAGGTAGGGCGATCGCTTAGAGAGGTGAAGAAATACACCAGTACGATGAGGCGAGTTTTAATTGTTGGGTTTCCTCTTATCTTAGGTTTGATTTCTGTTGGTGCATGGTGGCTAGTAGGTAAAGTCATGCAGCCTGTTTACCGTTCTTACCGTCAGATACAGCAGTTTACCGCCGATGCTGCTCACGAATTGAGAACTCCCTTAGCTGCAATTAGGGCAACGGTAGAGTCAAGCTTAATGAAAACCAATCTTAGCGAAACTATTGCCAGGAATACTTTACAGACTATAGGCAGACAGAATCAAAGGTTATCCCAAATTGTCTCGGATTTAATGATATTAAGTCGTTTAGAGCGTCAATTATCTGGTGTCAGGACTTCTGTTACCACTGAATCAGTCATCCTTAACGATTTGGTTAGCGACATTGCTGAGGAGTTCGCTGCTTTGGCGATCTCTGCCAATTTAGAATTAAAACTACAGATCGATACATCTAGAAACCTTACAGTAAAGGGTAATTCAGAACAGCTTTATCGCTTGATATCTAATTTAGTTATCAACGCAATTAAATATACTTCTGCTGAGGGAAAAGTTACCATAATTCTCGAATCAGAACGCAACGAAGCTATAATGCGCGTTAGAGATACGGGAATTGGTATCGCCCCATCCGAACAAAAAAGAATTTTTGACCGCTTCTATCGAGTAAGTAGCGATCGCTCTAGACAGACAGGAGGTTCGGGATTGGGTTTGGCTATAGCTAAAGCGATCGCTCAAGCACACGAGGGAACTATTGAAGTAACAAGCGAATTAGGCATAGGAAGTACCTTTAAAGTTTGTCTGCCATTAAAAAACTAG